The following are encoded in a window of Verrucomicrobiales bacterium genomic DNA:
- a CDS encoding RraA family protein, with amino-acid sequence MPTTTTTKPLPHSELLELKRWNTPTVYNGWEQLTSHDRSRAGFNLEETRDFMPQMGPMVGYAVTLKVELSNPGHPKTHPNAWVDYYLYIANQPGPKIVVVQDLDKPRVVGSFWGEVTSNTHRALGCVGTITDGAIRDLDEMTNAGFKALARRLAVGHAYACPYIWGEPVEVFGQRIQPGQLIHADKHGFLAIPPGEEKHLLRAARFMDSNECRTVIAAARNTSGLSPDQMITQIAAAGKAFRENTQVEFSRTGEW; translated from the coding sequence ATGCCCACGACCACCACCACTAAACCTCTCCCCCACAGCGAACTTCTCGAGCTGAAACGGTGGAACACCCCCACCGTCTACAATGGGTGGGAGCAATTGACGTCGCATGATCGGTCGCGCGCTGGATTCAATTTGGAAGAGACCCGCGACTTCATGCCGCAAATGGGGCCCATGGTGGGGTATGCTGTCACCCTGAAGGTCGAGCTTAGCAATCCGGGCCACCCCAAAACCCACCCAAACGCGTGGGTCGACTACTACCTCTACATTGCCAACCAGCCCGGCCCAAAAATCGTGGTGGTCCAGGATCTGGACAAACCCCGAGTCGTCGGTTCTTTTTGGGGCGAGGTGACCAGCAACACGCATCGGGCGCTGGGCTGCGTGGGGACCATCACCGATGGCGCAATCCGCGATCTGGACGAGATGACCAACGCTGGCTTTAAAGCGCTCGCCCGCCGGCTGGCCGTGGGACACGCCTATGCCTGCCCGTATATCTGGGGAGAACCGGTGGAGGTCTTCGGCCAGAGGATCCAGCCCGGCCAGCTTATCCATGCCGACAAGCACGGTTTCCTGGCGATCCCACCGGGCGAGGAAAAGCATCTGCTCCGAGCCGCGCGGTTCATGGACTCCAATGAATGCCGGACCGTCATAGCCGCGGCGCGGAACACGAGCGGCCTGTCCCCGGACCAAATGATCACTCAGATCGCGGCCGCTGGAAAAGCTTTCCGCGAGAACACCCAGGTCGAGTTCAGTCGCACCGGCGAGTGGTGA